A single genomic interval of Natronoarchaeum philippinense harbors:
- a CDS encoding DUF5794 domain-containing protein: MSSSQHPVALEIEQLVGGSTRLLATVMFLPLLDGIFPALVLAGALDSAAGILQVGLLVFGGSATVAVILAEMDGSPREQATTVLMVGIPLLVLAAVEAAMAPTIASLLDMVIFERFAALVILAVAAQTASARVGELLPRPAVIVGLGLFASVDVGGLQVALVTNPELVARGVAAAGVGVGFALLVALLAPTLRDVVHLDRFRFGSAVALGLLPLSLLGYTFGDFAPLAVLGLTTLFALDPNAAEDAPEQVTTPAEVGSTDDHPLGSPSPQVPDGGKRDRGWDAVESDATDGNGDGESREPWL, encoded by the coding sequence ATGAGTAGCTCCCAACATCCGGTCGCCTTAGAGATCGAGCAGCTAGTCGGCGGCTCGACCAGACTGCTGGCGACCGTCATGTTCCTGCCCCTGCTGGACGGCATCTTCCCAGCGCTCGTGCTCGCGGGGGCACTGGACTCGGCCGCCGGCATCCTGCAGGTCGGCCTGCTCGTGTTCGGCGGCAGCGCGACCGTCGCGGTCATCCTCGCGGAGATGGACGGCTCGCCCCGCGAGCAGGCGACGACCGTGCTCATGGTCGGCATCCCGTTGCTCGTGCTCGCCGCGGTCGAAGCCGCGATGGCGCCGACGATCGCGAGCCTGCTCGATATGGTGATCTTCGAGCGCTTCGCCGCACTGGTGATCCTCGCCGTCGCGGCTCAGACCGCGAGCGCTCGCGTCGGCGAACTCCTTCCCCGACCGGCGGTCATCGTCGGCCTCGGGCTGTTCGCCAGCGTCGATGTCGGCGGACTGCAGGTCGCGCTGGTCACGAACCCCGAACTGGTCGCCCGCGGCGTCGCCGCGGCCGGCGTCGGCGTCGGCTTCGCGCTGCTGGTGGCCTTGCTGGCCCCGACGCTGCGAGACGTGGTCCACCTCGACCGGTTCCGCTTCGGCAGCGCCGTCGCGCTGGGCCTGCTCCCGCTGTCGCTGCTTGGCTACACGTTCGGCGACTTCGCACCGCTTGCGGTGCTCGGCCTGACGACGCTGTTCGCGCTCGACCCGAACGCGGCCGAGGACGCCCCCGAGCAGGTCACCACGCCCGCCGAAGTCGGTAGCACTGACGACCACCCGCTCGGCTCGCCCAGCCCGCAGGTCCCCGACGGCGGCAAGCGCGACCGCGGCTGGGACGCCGTCGAGTCCGATGCGACCGACGGCAACGGTGACGGCGAGAGCCGTGAACCGTGGCTCTGA
- a CDS encoding DUF7563 family protein has product MTPTPLSRGAHNRCLYCHSATQRKIRKLFGDNDDQLHRCPQCDTQKRLRQGSGAGVDVDDPDPVEHPERYYGNNLPPQAAILSDGGETA; this is encoded by the coding sequence GTGACGCCGACTCCGCTCTCCCGTGGCGCTCACAACCGCTGTCTCTACTGCCACTCAGCCACGCAGCGGAAGATCCGCAAGCTGTTCGGCGACAACGACGACCAGCTCCACCGCTGTCCCCAGTGCGACACCCAGAAGCGACTGCGACAAGGGTCCGGCGCTGGCGTCGACGTTGACGACCCCGACCCGGTCGAACATCCCGAGCGCTACTACGGGAACAACCTGCCGCCACAGGCCGCGATCCTATCCGACGGAGGTGAGACGGCGTGA
- a CDS encoding ribonuclease H-like domain-containing protein → MRIENSFIPVSGVGEATERKLWRAGVTHWDDFDGSVVGPTTADNIESFIAEAYERLDRGDAHYFDRALPSGERWRLYENFRSDACFFDIETTGLDHQRDSVTTVSVHRDGETTTLVNGENLTADALARQFEGADLLVTFNGKRFDVPFLETSFGVDLDYPHVDLMYTCKQLGLSGGLKSVEKDVGIERDRPDLSGRDAVRLWREYENGDDAALDTLVSYNRDDAVNLKALMETVTDELHQDVFASVCDQ, encoded by the coding sequence GTGCGCATCGAGAACAGTTTCATCCCCGTCAGCGGCGTCGGCGAGGCGACCGAGCGAAAGCTCTGGCGCGCCGGGGTGACCCATTGGGACGACTTCGACGGCTCGGTCGTTGGCCCGACCACGGCCGACAACATCGAGTCGTTCATCGCCGAGGCCTACGAGCGCCTCGACCGCGGCGACGCCCACTACTTCGACCGGGCGCTGCCCTCCGGCGAGCGCTGGCGGCTGTACGAGAACTTCCGATCGGACGCCTGCTTCTTCGATATCGAGACGACGGGCTTGGACCACCAGCGCGATTCGGTCACGACCGTGAGCGTCCACCGGGACGGCGAGACGACGACGCTGGTCAACGGCGAGAATCTCACCGCTGACGCGCTGGCCCGTCAGTTCGAGGGCGCCGATCTGCTGGTGACCTTTAATGGCAAGCGCTTCGACGTGCCGTTCCTGGAGACCTCCTTCGGCGTCGACCTCGATTATCCCCACGTCGACCTGATGTACACCTGCAAACAACTCGGGCTCTCCGGGGGACTCAAATCCGTCGAGAAAGACGTGGGCATCGAGCGCGACCGGCCCGACCTCTCAGGACGGGACGCCGTCCGTCTCTGGCGCGAGTACGAGAACGGCGACGACGCCGCGCTCGATACGCTGGTGTCGTACAACCGCGACGACGCCGTCAACCTCAAAGCGCTGATGGAGACCGTCACCGACGAACTCCATCAGGACGTGTTCGCGTCGGTCTGCGACCAGTAG
- a CDS encoding fumarylacetoacetate hydrolase family protein produces the protein MKYVRFRDPAGSVRRGEYRDGTISFGTSEYDPDEVDVLAPTDPSKVVCIGRNYAEHADERDEEVPDRPLLFLKPPNALAGHGDEITLPAGKDKIEHEAELGVVIGQQCRNVDAADAMEVIEGYTCMNDISNRDDQRVEQNWVRGKAFDGAAPMGPVVATPEEVPEDASVQLRVNGETRQDSSREHMIFSIPELIEEITAYMTLEAGDVIATGTPAGVGPLADGDTVEVEIDGVGTLEHDVRAP, from the coding sequence ATGAAATACGTGCGATTTCGAGACCCTGCGGGGTCCGTCCGACGGGGCGAGTACCGCGACGGAACGATCAGTTTCGGGACCAGCGAGTACGACCCCGACGAGGTCGACGTGCTGGCGCCGACCGATCCATCGAAGGTCGTCTGCATCGGTCGGAACTACGCCGAGCACGCCGACGAGCGCGACGAGGAAGTGCCGGATCGCCCGCTGCTCTTTCTCAAGCCGCCGAACGCGCTGGCGGGCCACGGCGACGAGATCACGCTGCCTGCGGGAAAAGACAAGATCGAGCACGAGGCCGAACTCGGCGTCGTGATCGGCCAGCAGTGCCGGAACGTCGACGCCGCCGACGCGATGGAGGTTATCGAGGGGTACACCTGTATGAACGACATCTCCAACCGCGACGACCAGCGCGTCGAGCAAAACTGGGTGCGTGGCAAGGCCTTCGACGGCGCGGCGCCGATGGGCCCGGTCGTGGCGACGCCCGAGGAGGTGCCCGAGGACGCCAGCGTCCAGTTGCGCGTCAACGGCGAGACGCGCCAAGACTCCTCGCGCGAGCACATGATCTTCTCGATCCCCGAACTGATCGAAGAGATCACGGCCTACATGACACTGGAGGCGGGCGACGTGATAGCGACCGGGACGCCCGCCGGCGTGGGGCCGTTAGCTGATGGCGACACGGTCGAAGTAGAGATCGACGGCGTCGGAACGCTCGAACACGACGTGCGAGCGCCCTGA
- the guaB gene encoding IMP dehydrogenase, translated as MANDVPEDEFFSQKLQVPEALTFDDVLLRPKESTVEPDEADLGTRVSSNVELNVPVLSAAMDTVTESGMAIAMARQGGLGVIHRNLDLDRMVEEIEKVKRADELIIRDVVTAAPDQTVRQVDAMMEQEGVSGAPVVDDDDEVLGIISGTDIRPYLEVGDSDEVHEAMTDEVVTASQDVTAREALELMYEHKIERVPVVDDEDRLTGLVTMQGILQRREYGNAARDEDGRLRCGVAVGPFNTERAVAADEAGADVLFIDTAHAHNQNVVSGSREIKEQVDADVVVGNIGTREAAAELVDFADGIKVGIGPGSICTTRVVSGAGMPQITAVTQVADIASQHDVPVIADGGIRYSGDAIKAIAAGADAVMLGSYFAGTDEAPGRVVTMNGKKYKQYRGMGSVGAMSAGDDDDNRYLKDEPDEEDEYVPEGVEAATPYKGSLASELHQLTGGMQSGMGYVGAETIPAFKERAEFVRVSGAGQRESHAHDVVITDEAPNYSPDE; from the coding sequence ATGGCGAACGACGTTCCCGAAGACGAGTTCTTCTCCCAGAAACTCCAGGTGCCGGAAGCGTTGACTTTCGACGACGTGCTGTTGCGTCCCAAAGAGAGCACGGTCGAGCCCGACGAGGCCGATTTGGGGACGCGCGTCTCCAGCAACGTCGAACTGAACGTCCCCGTCCTCTCGGCGGCGATGGACACCGTCACCGAGAGCGGGATGGCGATTGCGATGGCCCGTCAGGGCGGCTTGGGCGTCATCCACCGCAACCTCGACCTCGACCGGATGGTCGAGGAGATCGAGAAGGTAAAGCGCGCCGACGAGCTGATCATCCGCGACGTCGTGACGGCCGCCCCCGACCAGACCGTCCGGCAAGTCGACGCGATGATGGAACAGGAAGGCGTCAGCGGCGCCCCCGTCGTCGACGACGACGACGAGGTGCTCGGGATCATCTCCGGGACCGACATCCGCCCCTACCTCGAAGTCGGTGACAGCGACGAGGTCCACGAGGCGATGACCGACGAGGTCGTCACCGCGTCCCAAGACGTCACCGCACGCGAGGCGCTCGAACTGATGTACGAGCACAAGATCGAACGCGTGCCGGTCGTCGACGACGAGGATCGCCTGACCGGGCTCGTGACGATGCAAGGCATCCTCCAGCGCCGCGAGTACGGCAACGCGGCCCGCGACGAGGACGGCCGTCTGCGCTGTGGCGTCGCCGTCGGCCCGTTCAACACCGAGCGCGCCGTCGCCGCCGACGAGGCCGGCGCCGACGTGCTCTTTATCGACACCGCTCACGCGCACAACCAGAACGTCGTCAGTGGCTCGCGCGAGATCAAAGAGCAGGTCGACGCCGACGTGGTCGTGGGCAACATCGGCACCCGCGAGGCCGCCGCCGAACTCGTCGACTTCGCGGACGGCATCAAGGTCGGCATCGGGCCGGGCTCGATCTGTACCACCCGCGTCGTCAGCGGCGCCGGGATGCCACAGATCACCGCCGTCACGCAGGTCGCCGATATCGCCAGCCAGCACGACGTGCCCGTCATCGCGGACGGCGGCATCCGCTACTCCGGCGACGCGATCAAGGCCATCGCCGCGGGCGCCGACGCAGTGATGCTGGGCTCGTACTTCGCCGGCACCGACGAAGCGCCGGGCCGCGTCGTCACGATGAACGGCAAGAAGTACAAGCAGTACCGCGGGATGGGCTCGGTCGGTGCGATGTCCGCCGGCGACGACGACGACAACCGCTATCTCAAGGACGAGCCCGACGAGGAAGACGAGTACGTCCCCGAGGGCGTCGAAGCGGCGACGCCGTACAAGGGCAGTCTCGCCAGCGAGCTCCACCAGCTCACCGGCGGGATGCAAAGCGGGATGGGCTACGTCGGCGCCGAGACGATCCCGGCGTTCAAAGAGCGCGCCGAGTTCGTTCGCGTCTCGGGCGCCGGTCAGCGCGAGAGCCACGCCCACGACGTGGTCATCACCGACGAGGCGCCCAACTACAGCCCCGACGAGTAA
- a CDS encoding CehA/McbA family metallohydrolase — protein sequence MAEGVSIAIDPHVHSEQSYDGREPVELILAHASAIGLDGVVITDHDEIAASRRAAELAEEFGLVGIPGVEVSTAEGHLLAIGVDQRPVKGMSLEKTIEIVREDGGAAIVPHPFQRSRHGVRKRNLTDCDAIEVFNSMVFTGYRNRRARAFASRNDYPAVGASDAHYLPFVGRAYTEITLGDTELARPDVDGEVVVDAIRSGATRIQGKRTPITRSIRQYANGATKKALYGVAARVPGISVSPYSSG from the coding sequence ATGGCAGAAGGGGTATCGATAGCGATCGATCCGCACGTCCACTCCGAGCAGTCCTACGACGGCCGGGAACCCGTCGAACTCATCCTCGCTCACGCCAGCGCGATCGGCCTCGACGGCGTCGTCATCACGGACCACGACGAAATCGCGGCGTCGCGCCGCGCCGCCGAGTTGGCCGAGGAGTTCGGCCTCGTCGGAATCCCCGGCGTCGAGGTATCGACCGCCGAGGGCCACCTGCTGGCGATCGGCGTCGACCAGCGGCCGGTCAAGGGGATGTCGCTAGAGAAGACGATCGAGATCGTCCGCGAGGACGGCGGCGCGGCGATCGTCCCCCACCCGTTCCAGCGCTCGCGCCACGGCGTCCGCAAGCGCAATCTCACCGACTGCGACGCGATCGAGGTGTTCAACTCGATGGTGTTCACGGGGTATCGAAACCGGCGAGCGCGGGCATTCGCCAGCCGGAACGACTACCCGGCGGTCGGCGCGAGCGACGCTCACTACCTACCCTTCGTCGGCCGGGCGTACACCGAAATCACGCTCGGCGACACCGAACTCGCGCGTCCCGATGTCGACGGCGAGGTCGTCGTCGACGCGATCCGATCGGGTGCGACCCGGATTCAGGGCAAGCGAACCCCGATCACGCGCAGCATCCGCCAGTACGCAAACGGGGCCACCAAGAAGGCGCTCTACGGCGTCGCCGCGCGGGTGCCGGGGATCTCGGTATCGCCGTACAGCAGCGGCTAG
- a CDS encoding thioredoxin domain-containing protein, which translates to MTLETMEPTPTWDADAHEDTVDVFAELAEDDAVTITVWGGDWCKDCRAELPDFGAALDAAEFPEDRVEEIPVDRDKNGPLTDEYDVELIATIVVERDGEEIARFEEEEPVPAAVYLADQLRESELSA; encoded by the coding sequence ATGACGCTCGAAACCATGGAGCCCACGCCGACGTGGGACGCCGATGCCCACGAGGACACGGTCGACGTGTTCGCGGAACTCGCCGAGGACGACGCGGTGACGATCACAGTCTGGGGCGGTGACTGGTGTAAGGACTGCCGGGCCGAGCTACCGGACTTCGGCGCCGCGCTCGACGCCGCGGAGTTCCCCGAGGATCGCGTCGAGGAGATTCCGGTCGATCGGGACAAGAACGGCCCGCTGACCGACGAGTACGACGTCGAGTTGATCGCCACGATCGTCGTCGAGCGCGACGGCGAGGAGATCGCCCGCTTCGAGGAAGAAGAGCCGGTGCCCGCCGCGGTCTACCTCGCGGACCAGCTCCGCGAGTCCGAGCTGTCGGCCTGA
- a CDS encoding DUF7344 domain-containing protein translates to MANDHITLALEDAPGTLDLEGLPLPEEVAESLLELASNSRRRHAMRALTELESGVTPRSELARRVATLETSATPSDRLVRRVEIALHHTHLPALDEAGVVEYDPKTELLTFDPTPDAEHEIRAVVEWVDRWQSPPAGVPDA, encoded by the coding sequence ATGGCTAATGACCATATAACGCTCGCCTTGGAAGACGCTCCCGGTACACTGGATCTCGAAGGGCTGCCCCTGCCAGAGGAGGTGGCCGAGTCACTCCTCGAACTGGCGTCTAATTCTCGGCGCCGCCACGCGATGCGTGCGCTGACGGAGCTAGAGTCCGGTGTCACACCCCGATCCGAACTCGCTCGTCGCGTCGCAACACTCGAAACCAGCGCGACGCCGTCGGACAGACTCGTCCGTCGCGTCGAAATCGCGCTGCACCACACTCACCTCCCGGCTCTCGACGAGGCCGGCGTGGTCGAATACGACCCGAAGACCGAACTGCTCACGTTTGATCCCACCCCGGACGCCGAACACGAGATTCGGGCGGTCGTCGAGTGGGTCGACCGCTGGCAGTCGCCGCCGGCCGGTGTTCCCGACGCGTAA
- a CDS encoding DUF5795 family protein yields the protein MSGNRVVQGRMVTPRSLAELIEDDDVMDAESIEEADRQCPDCGGDVLEVVYMPGVTELVTGQKCQDCDWAATDRD from the coding sequence ATGAGCGGAAACCGCGTCGTGCAGGGTCGCATGGTGACCCCACGGAGTCTCGCCGAACTGATCGAGGACGACGATGTCATGGACGCCGAGTCGATCGAGGAAGCCGACCGCCAGTGTCCTGACTGCGGCGGCGATGTCCTCGAAGTCGTCTACATGCCCGGCGTCACCGAACTCGTCACGGGCCAGAAATGCCAAGACTGCGACTGGGCAGCGACCGACCGCGACTGA
- a CDS encoding winged helix-turn-helix domain-containing protein yields the protein MSVETPSQDIHRDAVVDCETCEYPQPRAHGAAVMNVLNDLAPSDRDRKPNSRNTLYARAIQFWRDQVGDHEQEPFVVAEDVEHDWLPATGAGVEYVYVLTSSRWKAGTGEGDDYSAFYDQHLKLRRMDDEGTLSKPSTSLHVEIMPQYRDLVYKDGNRLECPFGEGTKVRASTTWAESGDEIERRMYDAIRAVYGQDAIDVGRDRNDDARKIAKAEAHIRFAIEKKAQAIETIEQSKQLIGWGGHSEIEAHQRRLQEGWLEARVVSDRWDMLGFQGKRYDTGVKIYQTSDFAERSVDDPLRDPKLEASFAGVDDGALPHVDEWDSVLQHLREVVATHAQWAGIERADLTADDYFDGPAAPTMNFEKPQGRRNMLRRRYEDVATEIYKEALKTNTEAVYDILKVVAEESGASYDTLEERTGLARSTVRYHVARLAENGVFARLGNPVLVVFVSRQLLDRAKEIVREVYPDDQAEDMQERAEERRQRREERDDEARDHDGLDEPADSETDAPDRAGNDWEYFDLLDLEPHQIANAIERGYLEENHVRLRIDPYDWIDRGRS from the coding sequence ATGAGCGTCGAGACACCGAGTCAGGACATCCACCGGGACGCCGTCGTGGACTGCGAGACCTGCGAGTACCCACAGCCCAGGGCCCACGGCGCCGCCGTGATGAACGTCCTGAACGATCTTGCACCCTCGGATCGGGACCGCAAGCCGAACAGCCGCAACACGCTGTACGCTCGCGCGATCCAGTTCTGGCGCGACCAGGTCGGCGACCACGAGCAAGAGCCGTTCGTCGTCGCCGAAGATGTCGAACACGACTGGTTGCCCGCGACCGGCGCCGGCGTCGAGTACGTCTACGTGCTGACCAGCTCCCGCTGGAAGGCTGGGACCGGTGAGGGCGACGACTACAGCGCGTTCTACGACCAGCATCTCAAGCTCCGGCGCATGGACGACGAAGGGACCCTGTCGAAACCTTCCACGTCGCTGCACGTCGAGATCATGCCCCAGTACCGCGACCTCGTCTACAAGGACGGGAACAGGCTCGAATGCCCGTTCGGCGAAGGCACGAAAGTGCGCGCCTCGACGACGTGGGCCGAATCCGGCGACGAAATCGAGCGCCGGATGTACGATGCGATCCGCGCCGTCTACGGCCAGGACGCCATCGACGTGGGCCGGGATCGGAACGACGACGCCCGGAAGATTGCGAAAGCCGAGGCACACATCCGGTTCGCCATCGAGAAGAAAGCCCAAGCAATCGAGACGATCGAACAGAGCAAGCAACTCATCGGCTGGGGCGGCCACTCCGAGATCGAGGCGCACCAACGCCGGCTGCAGGAGGGGTGGTTAGAGGCACGCGTCGTCTCCGATCGGTGGGACATGCTCGGGTTCCAGGGCAAGCGCTACGACACCGGCGTGAAGATCTACCAGACGAGCGACTTTGCTGAGCGATCGGTCGACGACCCACTCCGGGATCCGAAGCTCGAGGCGTCGTTCGCCGGCGTCGACGACGGGGCGTTGCCCCACGTCGACGAGTGGGACAGCGTCCTCCAGCATCTCCGTGAAGTCGTCGCCACGCACGCCCAGTGGGCCGGCATCGAGCGGGCCGACCTCACAGCCGACGACTATTTCGACGGACCGGCGGCGCCCACGATGAACTTCGAGAAACCACAGGGGCGCCGGAATATGCTTCGGCGTCGCTACGAGGACGTGGCGACCGAGATCTACAAGGAAGCGCTCAAGACGAACACTGAAGCCGTCTACGACATCCTGAAGGTGGTTGCCGAGGAGTCCGGGGCGTCCTACGATACGCTCGAAGAGCGCACCGGACTGGCGCGCTCGACGGTCCGGTACCACGTCGCTCGGCTGGCCGAGAACGGCGTGTTCGCGCGACTCGGGAACCCGGTGCTGGTCGTGTTCGTCTCTCGCCAGCTCCTCGACCGCGCTAAGGAGATTGTGCGTGAAGTCTATCCCGACGACCAGGCCGAAGATATGCAGGAACGGGCTGAGGAACGCCGACAGCGCCGCGAGGAACGCGACGACGAGGCACGCGACCACGACGGCCTCGACGAGCCTGCCGATAGCGAGACCGACGCTCCCGACCGGGCTGGAAACGACTGGGAGTACTTCGACCTGCTGGACCTAGAGCCCCATCAGATAGCGAACGCGATCGAGCGCGGCTACCTCGAAGAGAATCACGTCCGGTTACGGATCGATCCGTACGACTGGATCGATCGCGGGCGGTCATAG
- a CDS encoding PLP-dependent cysteine synthase family protein, whose product MKRSILDTIGSPLVQVDSPAGSTVATKVESFNPGGSAKDRPAREMVLAAEREGLIEPGDELVEPTSGNTGIGLSLVAAARGYDLTIVMPEGKSEERQQIMRAYGADLELIEGDMTDARDRVDEIEAEGAIQLGQFTNEANPEAHYKTTGAEIVEQVGDRTIDAFVAGVGTGGTISGTGRRLKEAFPEMDVIAVEPERNAVLSTGESGKDEFQGMGPGFVSENLDVDLIDEVETVRLEDAEDECRRLAREEGILVGQSSGATSVVARRVAERLAEPDADCPPSPSERTPTATPGDDQRADEGNADPTDGVYDDCPLVVTVFWDSGERYMSTGMFDAE is encoded by the coding sequence ATGAAGCGAAGTATCCTCGACACCATCGGGTCGCCGCTGGTACAGGTCGACTCGCCGGCGGGGTCGACCGTCGCCACGAAAGTCGAGTCGTTCAATCCCGGCGGCTCGGCCAAGGACCGGCCGGCCCGCGAGATGGTGCTGGCCGCCGAGCGCGAGGGCCTGATCGAGCCCGGCGACGAACTGGTCGAACCGACCAGCGGGAACACCGGTATCGGGCTCTCGCTGGTCGCCGCCGCGCGGGGCTACGACCTGACGATTGTCATGCCCGAAGGGAAATCCGAGGAGCGCCAGCAGATCATGCGGGCCTACGGCGCCGACCTCGAACTGATCGAGGGCGACATGACTGACGCCCGCGACCGGGTCGACGAGATCGAAGCCGAGGGCGCGATCCAGTTGGGTCAGTTCACCAACGAGGCGAATCCCGAGGCCCACTACAAGACGACCGGTGCCGAAATCGTCGAGCAGGTCGGCGACCGCACGATCGACGCATTCGTCGCCGGCGTCGGGACCGGCGGGACGATCAGCGGCACCGGCCGACGCCTCAAAGAGGCGTTCCCCGAGATGGACGTGATCGCGGTCGAGCCCGAACGCAACGCCGTGCTCTCGACCGGCGAGTCCGGAAAGGACGAGTTTCAGGGGATGGGGCCGGGCTTCGTCTCGGAGAATCTCGATGTCGATCTGATCGACGAGGTCGAGACCGTCCGGCTGGAGGACGCCGAAGACGAGTGTCGGCGTCTCGCCCGCGAGGAGGGGATCCTCGTCGGCCAGTCCTCGGGGGCGACCAGCGTCGTCGCCCGACGCGTCGCCGAGCGGCTCGCCGAGCCGGACGCCGACTGCCCGCCGTCGCCCTCCGAACGGACGCCGACGGCGACTCCGGGCGACGACCAGCGCGCGGACGAGGGCAACGCCGACCCGACCGACGGCGTCTACGACGACTGCCCGCTGGTCGTCACGGTGTTCTGGGACAGCGGCGAGCGCTACATGTCGACGGGGATGTTCGACGCCGAGTAG